A genomic region of Metopolophium dirhodum isolate CAU chromosome 1, ASM1992520v1, whole genome shotgun sequence contains the following coding sequences:
- the LOC132933986 gene encoding uncharacterized protein LOC132933986, translating into MDFENSDHDSLSVEFDFRGDAAPTAMDPHRDDVISDRQQSILNDLRIHLCRENFIYLNNHKEVEAIALLLINDILKKSPKDPYRHAASYLGNPNTAYLVANFKRSEDFQYEDIIKKDNELYATAGVELKMSTCEPVKSVVTMDEQTEELEGGETDMAADQYNLLTGEGEASYVMKEEAEMTISQKSDSLFDSNN; encoded by the exons ATGGATTTTGAAAATTCCGACCATGATAGTTTGTCGGTCGAATTTGACTTCAGAGGAGATGCAGCGCCCACAGCTATGGACCCTCATCGTGATGATGTGATAAGCGATCGTCAACAAAGCATACTTAACGATCTGAGAATACATTTATGTcgtgaaaattttatttatttaaataatcataaagaa GTAGAAGCGATAGCGTTGCTCTTgatcaatgacattttaaagaaGTCACCTAAGGACCCATATAGACACGCAGCTAGTTACTTGGGAAATCCGAATACTGCCTACCTGGTGGCTAACTTTAAGCGGTCCGAAGATTTCCAGTATGAGGACATTATCAAAAAGGATAACGAACTATATGCGACAGCAGGCGTGGAACTGAAAATGTCTACTTGTGAGCCGGTTAAATCGGTGGTGACCATGGATGAACAGACCGAGGAGTTAGAAGGCGGTGAAACTGATATGGCGGCGgaccaatataatttattgacaggAGAGGGAGAGGCCAGCTATGTAATGAAAGAAGAGGCAGAGATGACGATTTCCCAAAAAAGTGACAGTTTGTTTGAtagtaataattga